A stretch of DNA from Methylomicrobium lacus LW14:
CGCCGGCGGGACCTATGATTTATTCAGCCAGATTTACGAACGCAATTCGGTCGATGACCGAGGCCTGCGAATCGATTCGACCGTACACTACGATGTGCAGTACGACAACGCCTTCTGGAACGGCAACCAAATGGTTTACGGAGACGGCGACGGCCGGCTGTTCAACCGCTTTACGATTGCGATCGACGTTATCGGCCATGAATTGACGCACGGCGTCGTGCAGTTTGAAGCCGGATTGCAGTATCTGAATGAATCGGGGGCCTTGAACGAGTCGTTCGCGGATGTGTTCGGCAGCCTGGTCAAGCAACGGACGTTGAATCAAACCGCCGATCAGGCCGACTGGCTGATCGGCGCGGGCCTGTTCGCGCCGGGCGTGAACGGTCAGGGACTGCGTTCGCTGAAAGCGCCGGGGACCGCTTATGATGACGCCATGCTCGGCAAAGATCCGCAGCCCTCGCATTACGCGAAGCGTTTTCGCGGACGCCAGGACAACGGCGGCGTGCATATCAATTCGGGCATTCCGAACCATGCGTTTTATCTGGCGGCCATCGCGATCGGCGGCCATGCCTGGGAAAAAGCCGGCAAAATCTGGTATATCGCGCTCAGGGACGTGCTGCGTTCCCGCTCGACCTTCAGCGGCGCCGCCGGCGCCACGATCCGGGTGGCGGGCGATCTCTACGGACAAAACAGCGCCGAACAAACGGCGGTGCGCGTGGCCTGGCGGGCTGTGGGGGTCATTTAAGGTTCAGCCGCTACGGACGGGGCCCGCCCCGTCCGGAAATCCGATGCTGATCTTCGCATCCTTGCGCCGGCACATCGCCCTGCGCGCCTTGACCCTCTGCCTGCTCTGCACCGGCGCCGTGGCGTGTACTCTTCAAGCCAAGCCGATCACTATGGAAGATAAAATCATGCATGTGACCCTTCAAAGAACAGGCGGCTTTGCCGGCATCCCGTTGATCAAGTCGATCGATGCCGCCAGCCTTTCGGCATCCGAAATCACCGCGCTGCAACAAATGATCGAAACGGCGCATTTTTTTGAATTGCCGGCGTTGATCCCCTCAAAACCCCAACCCGACCGCTTTGAATATCAAATCATCATCGAAGAGGACGGTAAAAAGCATAGCGTCACCGCCGCGGAGCACGCGCTGCCCGCTGAATTAAAGCCGCTGGTGGATTGGTTGATCAGATTAGGCCGGACCGCCAGATAGCCTGGCTGACCGGCTTTACCGTGCAGCCGACGGCTTGATGCTTTTCTTCACGATTTCACGCGCTTGCCGAAGGCGCCGCGACCCGATGCAAAAAACGCCGCCATTAAAGTGCGCAGACATTTTGGCCAACGCCGGCGGGCAATTGACATCCACCCGCATCCTGATTTAGAGTTGGTCGTTGATACACATCATGACAATAACAATAACGATTGGGAGCGCACAATGGCAAAACCATTAATACAATTGGCACTGGATTCTCTGGATTTCGACCAAACCCTCAGCCTCGCCGAACAAACGGCGCCTTATGTCGATATTTTCGAGATCGGCACGCCCTGCATCAAACACAACGGCGTCGAACTGGTCAGAACGTTGCGGGAAAAATTTCCGAACAAACTGATCCTGGTCGACCTGAAGACGATGGACGCCGGCGAATACGAAGCGACGCCTTTTTATGCGGCAGGCGCGGACATTTGCACCGTGCTCGGCGTATCCGGACTCGCGACGATCGGCGGCGTGATCAAGGCGGCCAGGGCGCACAATGCCGAAGTGCAGCTCGACCTGATCAATGTGCCCGATAAAGCCGCCTGCGCGCGCGCCGCGGCAGAACTCGGCGCGCAGATCATCGGCGTGCATACCGGTCTCGACGCGCAAGCCGCCGGCCAAACGCCGTTCGGGGACCTGCAAGAGATCGCCGACCTCGGCCTGGATGTCAGAATTTCGGTCGCAGGCGGCATCAAGCCTGCCACCATTGATCAAGTCGTCAAGGCCGGCGCGGACATCATCGTGGTCGGCGCGGCGATTTACGGCGCCCCCTGCCCGGCGACGGCCGCCAAACAGATCCGTCAGCTCGTGGACGGCACCATCGGCTCGCCGCATCAAACGCTGATCCTCAACAAAATCAAATCGATCCTGGAAGCCACCGACGACAACCTGCCGGTCAAGCTGACCCACATGCTCGACAACGCCAAGCGCGTCTATGTATCGGGCGCTGGACGTTCCGGCCTGGTCTGCCGCTTCTTCGCGATGCGGCTGATGCACAGCGGCTACGATGTCAGCGTGGTCGGCGAAATCGTGACCCCGAGCATCAAAAAAGGCGATCTGTTGATTATCATTTCCGGCTCAGGCGAAACCGAGCAATTGATCGCGTTCACGAAGAAAGCCCGCGAAGTCGGCGCGCAAATCTGTCTGATCTCCGCCAAGGGAGGCTCGACGATCGGCGAAATGGCCGACGAGGTGATCCAGGTCGGCGCATCGGACCAGTATGTTAAGGTCGTCGGCATGCCGATGGGTACGGTGTTCGAATTATCGACCCTGTCTTTCCTCGAAGCCCTGGTATCGCATCTGATCCACGAAAAAGGCATCGCCGAAGAAGTGATGAGATACCGGCACGCCAACCTCGAATAAGAGAACAACGATGACTATCAGAACCAAACTACGCTGGGGCATTCTTGGCGCGGCGCGCATCAACGAGCGCCTGCTGCCGGCGATCGTCGAAGCGGAAAACGCGGAACTCGTTGCGATAGCGAGCCGCCGGCCAGGAGCTGCGGCCGAAACGCTGGCCAAATACGGCCCGGATCAAACCCGGGCCCGCGCCTATGTCGATCTTGAAGACCTGTTGAACGACGCCGAAGTCGATGCGGTGTATTTGCCGATGGCCAATCACGAGCATGCCCACTGGGCGCTGCGCGCGATCGAAGCCGGCAAACATGTGCTCTGCGAGAAGCCGATGGCCTTGACCGTAGACGATATCAGCACGATAGAAACCGCCGCGCAGCAACATGGGGTCACCGTGATGGAAGGCTTCATGTACCGCTTTCATCCCCAACATGCCCGCGTGCAGGAACTGGTCAATTCGGGCCTGTTCGGTGAAGTCCGCTCGGTCAGGGCGACCTAT
This window harbors:
- a CDS encoding M4 family metallopeptidase — encoded protein: MAIKHNASQGSRHARQSGSHACAFCTIIPPHMTDHILKHGDEAMRDLTMETMRMTEQFRGIRGIMGSMPALAVSTGEKRRTVYDAKQGVTLPGRLVRGEGGRAKRDIAVNEAYDGAGGTYDLFSQIYERNSVDDRGLRIDSTVHYDVQYDNAFWNGNQMVYGDGDGRLFNRFTIAIDVIGHELTHGVVQFEAGLQYLNESGALNESFADVFGSLVKQRTLNQTADQADWLIGAGLFAPGVNGQGLRSLKAPGTAYDDAMLGKDPQPSHYAKRFRGRQDNGGVHINSGIPNHAFYLAAIAIGGHAWEKAGKIWYIALRDVLRSRSTFSGAAGATIRVAGDLYGQNSAEQTAVRVAWRAVGVI
- a CDS encoding protealysin inhibitor emfourin; the encoded protein is MLIFASLRRHIALRALTLCLLCTGAVACTLQAKPITMEDKIMHVTLQRTGGFAGIPLIKSIDAASLSASEITALQQMIETAHFFELPALIPSKPQPDRFEYQIIIEEDGKKHSVTAAEHALPAELKPLVDWLIRLGRTAR
- the hxlAB gene encoding bifunctional 3-hexulose-6-phosphate synthase/6-phospho-3-hexuloisomerase translates to MAKPLIQLALDSLDFDQTLSLAEQTAPYVDIFEIGTPCIKHNGVELVRTLREKFPNKLILVDLKTMDAGEYEATPFYAAGADICTVLGVSGLATIGGVIKAARAHNAEVQLDLINVPDKAACARAAAELGAQIIGVHTGLDAQAAGQTPFGDLQEIADLGLDVRISVAGGIKPATIDQVVKAGADIIVVGAAIYGAPCPATAAKQIRQLVDGTIGSPHQTLILNKIKSILEATDDNLPVKLTHMLDNAKRVYVSGAGRSGLVCRFFAMRLMHSGYDVSVVGEIVTPSIKKGDLLIIISGSGETEQLIAFTKKAREVGAQICLISAKGGSTIGEMADEVIQVGASDQYVKVVGMPMGTVFELSTLSFLEALVSHLIHEKGIAEEVMRYRHANLE